TCTTCTCAGTCTCCTGCCCTTGGGTCAGTCTCAGGATACGGGACAATTATTTTACGGTAAGGGCAGCTCAGGGCAACACATACCCAGCAAACCCAGAGCCTGCATTCTGGCTTTCGAGCTGAGTAATGTGGGCACCCCTCTGAGCCCCAGGTCCTCACCAGTCATAAAACGGGCAGAACTACCTGCCTGATGGGGTTCTTGtgaaggtaaaaagaaagacCAGGAATGCGCGCCCGTACATaggaagagctcaataaatgatagcctTTGTTATGATTTCCCCACACGCTCTTCCCAGCACACTCCTAGTGGGAGGGGGTGTCCTTCGATGAGCAATCTCCATCCTCTAAATCACGCCCgagctctgggcttccctgcaCCCCTTGTTTGGGGAACATTGTGAGCGGTTCTGTTCCACACCAAACTCTGGGCCTGGAGGGCCGCACCCTCGACGACTCCACGTCTCTTCCCCCTCTCTTCATTGGGGTCTCGGCCCCTCTTTTGCTCCGTAAGAGGCCCGTTCCCTGACCCTGCGGCCGCAGTACTGGAGCGCCGCGCGCACTCACCCCCTTGCGCTGGTTGCTGAGGCAGAAGGTGCAGATGGAACGCGGCTGGCGGCCGCCGTCGGGGGCGGCTGGGACCGCGCTCTTGGCGGTGCCCGCCGCTCGGAAGCACGGCTGCCCGTCGTCGGCCGCGTCGCCCAGCAGCAGCACGTTGGCCAGGTGCGCGATGTAGCTGGACGCCAAGCGCAGCGTCTCGATCTTGGATAGCTTGCGGTCCACCGGCTCGGTGGGGATGAGCGTGCGCAGCGCCGTGAAGGCCGTGTTCACGCTCTGCGTGCGGTCCCGCTCCCGCGCGTTGGCCGCCTGCCGCTGTCGCACCACCACCACCGGGCCCGCGCTGCTGGCCGTCCGCCGCCCGCCTCCGGGGCCCGGGCCGCGCCGTGCCGCCTCCAGGCCCTCGCAGCAGCCGAACGACTGGTCGGAGGCGTCGCTCTCGCTGCGGTTCTCCTCGTCCTCGCTCAGTAGCCGCACGTCCGGGTACAGCACGTGCGCGCCGACGGGGCGCAGCAGCGCGAACGCCATGGGCGGCCGGCCGCTTCCCTTGGTGCGCCGCGTCCCAGCGTCTGCCGCGCCCCGCCGAGCGCTCCCGCGCGCTCCCACGGCTCAGCCGGTCACCGCCTTATAGCCGAGGGAGGGGCCAGTCCCGAGGCCGCCCCGGCCGGGGCGGGGGGCTCCGCCCTGGCCAATGGGGAGGCGCCCGCCGCGCCCCGGCCAATGGCTACGGGCCTTTCGCCCCAGTTCCCCAGGTTGAAAGCGGCCCGCGAGCTGGTGGCCCGCCCTGAAGGCTCTGGATCCCCGCGGGCGAGCGGGGCAAAAGCCGGGGGTCGGAATGGGTTGGGTGGGTGGAGTGGGCTGTTCCCCGATCCGGACTCATCTTCAGCCTAGACCGCAGGGAGGCTTCGGGCAGGTCCCTTTTCCTCTCctggcttcagtttcctcgtTCGAAAAGAAGATTGTAGAGAAACCAGCTCGGGTTTTTCCTTCCTCAAATTCTAATACTGTGGTTCTGCAACTTTCGTGTAAGAATTAGGGAAGGGGGGGCTTTTGACTTGATAAATTCCCGGATTCCCCCCAATCTGATTCAACCGACCCAGGATTCTGCATTATGTACAGGATGGTGGTGTCAGTGGAGAACAGTTGGAGAAACACTATAAACTTTCCAAATAAGGGCTTGATGGTGTCACATCCCTGAcgacaaacttaaaaaaaaaaaaaaaaaaaaaagcaaaacaaaaacaaaacacacaaacgcCAGtaactccattcattcattcatttattcaacaaatatttattgggtcccTGCTATGCCAGGCATGGTTTTAGGTGAGAATAGAGATGTGAACAAAACAAACTCTTTGCTTTCACAGAGTTGACATTTTGGTTGAGGTCCTACCACCAAAATGGTTGTGCGAGACACAGTGCTGAGTGCTTTACTGATCTTTActttcctctgctgaagttgTGGGGAAGAACCCCTGATTTACAGATAAGACAGCTCTGGCCTTCAGGGTGAGTGAGGGCAGTGGCCCCAGCCTGTTTGGGACCCACTATCACCCCTGTCCTGTCTCCACCCCAGTAAAATGCAAGTTTCTCTCCCTTACTCCCCACAATCCCATCCTGGACTGCAGCAGCCTCCCTGGCTCCAAATCCACACacttcccttccctctgcttGAAGTGCCAACACCACCCCCTCAAAAAACTCACCGTTACgaagagagggggtggggggaaatatCTTCCCTcattgccttccttccttctgaaaACCTTAGATTGTTCAGCCTGACATCTGACATGTCCTCTTCCTCAGAGGCCCTGGGAAGAATTACTGAGCTGATGATGGTTGTTGGGGTCCCCAGGTTGCTCATGCCCCTTTCCCAGCTCCATCCTGGGGACCGGCCAAGCCTATATTTGCTTGGCCTTGACAATAACTTTCTCTTTAGCCCAGATGGCAGCCCATGCGGCAGAGAGAGCACAGGGAGTGAAGTCGGAAGGTTTCTAGGTGCGTTTCGGCTCCATCTTCCTTCTGGGCATCAGTTTTCTTGACGAtgcctcccagctctgccatgctGTGCATTCCTGGCTCCCAGACCCAGGCCAGagtgggggagagatggggagctggCTGCTGGGAGAGCAGTCCCTGAAGTCTTCAGGCCCTAGGGTCTTCAGGAAGGTCTGTTCCCACACCTGGCTCTCCCCCCATTCATTTGACCGTGACCCCAGCCAGGCTGGGCtttgggaaggaggagaaggaggctgCGAGGCCCCCTCCCTGCAGGGCCAGCCCCACACACAGCCCCAGGCTAAGCTGCTGCTTCCTGAGCCGATGAATTATTACCGGGAgatttccttccctgtctgcgcCTCCTCACAGGGGCTCCCGCTCCCTTCACTTTCGcttcccccccccctccccctctcttctgTTCTGGACCCTCAGGCGGCTTGAAATTCCTCAGTCCAGCCCCCTCCCATTCCAGCAAGACCTGGAGGAGCCAAATAGGGTGTGAACTGGGCccggaaggtggggagggggcttcctTGGAAGGCGCATTCATTCATTCGCTCCTCAGGCAGGTTTTGACATAGACGACCCTGGGagtaaaataaaaccatgaaTGAGACTCAGGGCCTTCTGCAGCCCAGAGGGGAAGGCGAGCTGTAAACAAAGAATTCCAGGACAATGTGGTCGGTGCAAGCCAGGGCCTGGCATCAGAGAGACCCGGTTCCGGCCCAAGGTTAGCAGCCTCTTGGAGTCTCAGCTTCCTGCTCTGAAAACGGaggggtaataatagtacttattcCTAGAGCTGATAATgagtttatgccaggaatgccagggcctggcacacggaGCGCGAAACACCCGAGAGCAGTCTGTGCTAGTGGTGTCCGGGGCTGGGGCCCGCCGCTGAGGAGCACCTTGCCTGGGAAGGGACTGAGCAGCTTGGACTCTTCTAGGCCTTGtccctgggagtggggagggggctccTGCGAGTCTCAGCCCACCCACACGAGGCTTTCAGCTCCTCCCCTCCTCTGTTCCTCACCCTGCTGCAGCCCCACGGGCCTCCTCGCTATCCCTGGAGCCCACTTCTGCCTGGCACCCACTGTCCCCAGATATTCCCATAGCTAATTCCCTTACTTCCGTCCCATCTTCCCTCAAATCTCATCTCCTCAGGGAGGCCTCCCCTACCCCTCAGTGCTCCTCtggctctccctctccccttcccctgctttaCTTCTTTCCAGAGTATTCATCATtactttcactcattcatttattcattcatccacaaATGTTAATTGAGTACCTGCTATGCACCAGGCACGGTTCTGGGTACTGGGAATACAGTGGCAAACACACtacatatttatttgtctgcCAGCTGTCTATCTGCACCAGAAAATAAGCTTCTTGGGGCAGCGACTTTGTATCAATATTTTGCTCATCTCACTTCCTCCTCATCACAACCTTCTGAGGTAGGTATTGTTATTCccatgtcacagatgaagaaactgaggttccgaGAAGGGAAGgtgacttgccaaggtcacaccgGGGCCAGCGGAGGAACTCAGCTCAGTCTTCCTCAGCCACACGGCCTCTCAGGCAGCCCAGAGGCGTGTGAGGGCTGAGTAGGAGTCTACCAGGTAAGAGGAGGAGGGTCTTACAGGGTGAGAGAACAGCAGCTGACCCCTGCCTTCCTGACCAGGGCACCCCGGCCTTCATTCCCGCTGAAACACTTGCAGTTCCTCCGAGGCACCAGCTTTGCCCTGTCTGTCAGCCTCTTCTGGAGACCCATCCCTTCAGGTCTGACCAGACGACCCTACTCCTCCACCAAAGTTCAGTGTAGCTTCTCAGTGAAGCCTGCTTTGTGGCTCCTCCCAAACCTTGGTGCAAAGTCTTGCGCTGACACACTGTGTTTTGACTTCTCTCCCTGATTCCCCACTCcatttccctccccccaccagggcacccactctattttttttttaattaattaattaattaattaatttttggctgtgttgggtctttgtttctgtgcgagggctttctccagttgtggcaagcgggggccactcttcatcgctgtgcgcgggcctctcactatcgcggcctctcttgttgtggagcacaggctccagacgcgcaggctcagtagttgtggctcacgggcctagttgctccgcggcatgtgggatcttcccagaccagggctcgaacccgtgtcccctgcattagcaggcagattctcaaccactgcgccaccagggaagccctccatttttttaaagacaattttttaagagcaattttaggtttaaacaaaattgagaagtaCAGAAATTTCCCATAGACCCCTTGTCCCCACAAATGAATAGCCTCCCTGTTACCAACACCTCCcagcagagtggtacatttgttacaattgatgaatctgctgtacattgacacatcatcatcacgcagagattcactcttggtgttgtgcattctatgggtttggacaaatgtatgctGACATATATCCATTATTATAGTAGcgtacagaatattttcactgccctaaaattctgTGTTCTGCCTGTTCACCTACACCCCAATCcctgcaaccactgatctttttatcgtctccatagttttgccttttccagaatgtcatagagttagaatcatacagtatgtagccttttcagattgacttctttcacttagcaatatgtatTTAGTGTTCCtttatatcttttcatggcttgataccttttttttttttctttagtgctgaataatattacctTCTCTAGAGGTACcataatttatccatttacctactgagggacatcttggttgcctCCAGGTTTTTGCAATTAAGAAtcaggctgctataaacatctgtgtgcaggttttggaTGGATATaaattttcagttcctttgggtaaataccaaggagtgcaattgctggatcatatgacaagagtatgtttaattttatgaggaaccacgaaactgtcttccaaagtggttgtaccattttgcgttcccaccagcaagagatgagagttcctgtttctccatATTCTCGTCAGCATTTGGTATAGTCAGCGTTCCAGGTTGTGGTCATTctcataggtgtgtagtgatatgtcattgttgttttaatttgcatttccctgatgatgtatgatgtggagcatcttttcatatgcttatttgccatctgtataccttctttagtGCTAAGGTCTTTGGCCCAATTTTTAATAGGGTTATTTTCTTatggttgagttttaagagttctttgtatattttggataactagTCCTTTATAAgatgtgtgttttgcaaatattttctcccagtctatggcttgtcttgtcattctcttgacattgtcttctgcagagcagaagtttataatcttaatgaagtctagcttgtcaattatttctttcatggatcgtgTCTTGGTATcctatctaaaaagtcattaccATACCCAgtgtcatctaggttttctcctatgttatattccaagagttttatagttctgtgttttacatttaggcctagGATctattttgacttattttttgtgaagggtgtaaggtctctGTCTAGATTCATCTtcctgcatgtggatgtccaattgttccagcaccactgGCTgagagactatctttgctccattgtattgcctttgctcctttgtcaaagatcagttgactgtatttatgtgggtctatttctgggctatctattctcttccattgatctatttgtctattctttcaccaataccacactttttaaaaaaaatatttatttatttatttaggctgctccaggtcttagttgcggcatacaggatctttagttgtggcacgctgactcttagttgtggcatgtggactctttagctgtggcatgcggactcctagttgcagcatacggactcttagttgcggcacacggactCTTTAGTTGCGACACGCagactcagttgcggcatgcggactctttagttgtggcatgcagactcttagttgcggcacacggactCTATAGTTATGAcacgtggactcttagttgtggcacgtggactctttagctgtggcacatggactctagCTGTGGcagtggacttcttagttgcgacatgcggactcttagttgcggcatgcggactctttatgtgtggcatgtggacttcttagttgcggcttgtggaCTCTTTAGCTGCGACATGCGgactcttggttgtggcatgtggactcttagttgcagcatgtggactctttagttgaggcatgcggactcagttgcagcatgcagactcttagttgtggcatgaggactcTTCAagtgtggcatgcggacttcttagttgcagcatgcagactcagttgtggcatgaggactcttagttgcggcatgcggacacTTAGTTGcatcatgcatgtgggatctagttccccgaccagggattgaacgtggGCCCGCTACATTGGGAGCGCGgactcttacccactggaccaccagggaagtccctaccacactgtcttgactactgtagctttattgtaagtcttgaagtcaggtagtgtcagtcctctgacGTTCTCCTTTAGTATTGCATTGGATATTCTGGATTTACTCTAATATTTTTGATGCATGTCTTTGAATATGTGGGTGTCCTTATAAAATATAATGGTGCTGATTTGTGTGAGTGGGTTATTAACTTACACAAGTGGTAGTTTCCATAGATCTGTTTCTAGGTTATTTTGTTACTTGACACTGTGCTCTGTGTGCTGAGTCTAACTGGAGTTCATTGCTTCTACCTGCTGCTTAGTATGCATGGTGTACATGTATCCACCATGCCTCCTTTGTTTACTCCCTGAGCGATGGACACTGTAGTTACCTCCAACTCCCACCTCCCCAACACTATGATAACCTTTGGTGCATGACTCCTGTGTGTGTTTCTCCGGCATATACACCCAGAAGGAGGAttctggaagtggagagaatacaCATAGCCTAAGTGCTGTCTGACTACATTTTAAGATGGCTGCTGCAGTCCACATGTCCAGCAGGGCATTTGGGACCACTTTCCCCCACATCATCCCTGGCACTTGGAATTATCTGACTTCCTGTTTTAATCTGAATTTCTCTGAAGACAGAGAAGTGGCTTGTTTTCCGTCTCATTGTGCTTGCCTTCCCCACTAGACTATGAATTCTCCAGGGCAGGGAAGTTATCCCAGAATCTTAGGCCAGATCCTGGACATTGTGGACAATAGTGAATGCTTattatatgaatgaatgagttaaaaGGCTGATACACAGCCTCCTAAACCTACTTTGTACCAAACCTTGACCTAGATGGTAGTGGTACAAATGTTTGTGTGTAAACAAGGGGACACACAAAAGAGGACAAAGTCCTACACCTCAATCTACTTGGAAAAAAAGACTAATGATAGTTAGCATTTAAGGCAGGCCTACTTTGTGCCAAGAGTTCATAGATATATTAATCACAATCTTAAGTTCAGTTAGGCAAAATAAAAgtgtatttctctttcacattcaaGGCGTTTGCAGGTAGGGCTGATCTGGCATTCTATAGTGTATATAGCCTCCAATGATCCTTGTTTCCTGGTGTCACTCCCTTGTGTAGATACCTTCCCCCATTGAATCAGATCTGACTTGTATGGCAGAAATGACAGCATGTGACCTCTGAATCTAGGTGATAAAGGtataggcagacctcagagatactgcggGTTCCATTCCAGACCAcagtaataaaatgaatattgcaAAAAATTGAAccacacaaatttttttgtttcccagtgcatataaaagtcatgtttacactatactgtagtctattaagtgtggaATGGCATTAGGTCTAGAACATaccttagtttaaaaataatgcttttagaaaaatgacaccaatagacttgcttgacgaAGGGTTGCCATAaatcttcagtttgtaaaaaacgcattatctgtgaagtgcaataaagggaagtgcaataaaacaaggtctgcctgtatttAGTTTCTGCCTTGTTCCCTTGAATCACTCATCCGGAGATGGCAGCCACCATGCTATGAGACATTCAAGTTGTCCTGTGGAGAGACCCATATagagaggaactgaggcccccAGCCTACAGCCAGCACCAACTTGGAACCTTGTGAGTGAGCTTCCTTTGATGTGGATCCTGGATTCCTGACCTgcaagaactgtgaaaaataacaaagaaagaactataaagataataaataatcaTTGATGTTGTAAGCCCCTAGGTTTAGGGTATTTTGTTATGTAACATTAACTCACTAAAGCAGATGgtgtcagggacccaggctctgcCTATCTTTTTGCTCTCTCATATGTGACTTCCACTCCCTAGGTTGTCTCATGGACCAGTATGGCTGCTGGAGTCATTCTGTCTGCATTCCAACTGGcgaaaaggagaaagaggcagaggaaggaagggcgCACTTCATCAGTTGAGGACACTTGTCTGAGAGTTATAgcctcacttctgctcacatcccattggccagaccTTGTCATTTGACCATACTTTACTGAAAAGGAGGCTAAGAAATGTAGTCTTCATTGCTGGGTTTCTTTTAGTATAGAAGAATGGAAGAATAGATACTGGAAGCAACTAGTGATGCCTGCCAGAGGTGTTATCTCTGGATATAATACAGTGTCACATGGTTAAATTTGCAGATTCAGGAGCCTGTCTGtgttcagctctgccacttaccaccCCTGTGATCTtgaaaaatttactgaatttctctgtgcctcagcttcctcgtctGTGAAACATGGGTTATAAGAGAGCCTGCCTTTagagggttattgtgaagattaaatgactcAAAATATGTAGCGTTTGTACCAGTCCTGGCACTTGGCACGTGCTGTATAAGTATTAGCTGTTAtcatcatttaatccttaaaagagGTTTTCTCAATTTGGCCTGATAGCAATTTTTCCCACTTTCATCATCCCATTGAAATTCTTAGAGAGCAAGATCAAGACCCAGGGCAGTACCTGGCACATTATATGCATCcagaaatatctgttgaataaacatTTAAACTGTCCTTCCATAGAGATGCCAGGTTTTGTTTCGTTCTGTTGTTCTGTTCAGGTTAATAAAAAGTGCCATTGACCCCATCCACGTGGTTCCTCTGGTGTGGAGCTGGTGTCCTTGATTCTATCAAAAGAGCTCAGTCTATCTAAGGTCcctccaggctttttttttttttttttttgccacactgagCAGCAtgcgtgggatcttagttccccgaccagggatgtatttatttatttatttggttgcgccaggtcttagttgcggcagcaagctccttagttgtggcatgtgaactctcagttgtggcatgcatgtgggatctagttctctgatcagggattgaacctgggccccctgcactgggagcacagagtcttaaccactggactgccagggaagttcccaggcCATTATTTTTAGGAGTGAATTCTTGGGAACTCTTGTTCTAGAAGATGCCCAGAGTTCCATGATAAGAAAAAGTCTGGGAAACTGCATTTTGCATCTGCCGTCTACAGGGTTGCAgacattagcatattaaatgcTCTGAGAAACCCTGCACAAGTAACCTCCTTAGGCCTcatttcacttttcattttctagacTTATTTGACCACAGACTCTCCCCCAcaaaccccccaccccgccctgcaCAGACACCCAGTAGAGAATACAGGTTAGTGGACATTTCTCCAACTGTTGTCAATGACAACCACCTTGGTGTGAGGGGGTATCCCATTCTTTCTTGAGAGCACATTGGATAGGGGTGACAGGGGAGTGAGCAGGTGGGCGCTGTACCAGGCAGAGCTGGGTGAAGAGAGGGATTCCAGGCGTTTTCCCGCAGCCCCACTCTCTACAGGACACCAAAACATCATTAGAAATGTAACATGTTGGGGGGAAAATGTGTTTCTTGGCACTTCTATCAGGGAAAGAgcaatgaaaatggaaagaataatatTATTGAGggattactatatgccaggcactcttctaaacaCTTGtaggcattttctcatttaatcctcagagcaaCCCCATGAGCTAAGTACTATTAATATTACCGTTTAACAGATGAGTAGAGTCAggaacagagagattaagtaacttgcctaaggtcacacagctagggagtGACAGGAATTCTTTGATAAATTGCTTATGATGGGGATGAGGAGGGAAGAGCCACACTCTAGGGTAGTTTAAACTCAGATGCTCACAATACTCCACCCCAGGGAGAATCAGCCTGTTAACGGCAGTGTTCTGATTTTGTGGAGTAGGGGATGCAAATTTGGGGCCAAGGTGGAATTG
This DNA window, taken from Balaenoptera ricei isolate mBalRic1 chromosome 15, mBalRic1.hap2, whole genome shotgun sequence, encodes the following:
- the TCF15 gene encoding transcription factor 15 gives rise to the protein MAFALLRPVGAHVLYPDVRLLSEDEENRSESDASDQSFGCCEGLEAARRGPGPGGGRRTASSAGPVVVVRQRQAANARERDRTQSVNTAFTALRTLIPTEPVDRKLSKIETLRLASSYIAHLANVLLLGDAADDGQPCFRAAGTAKSAVPAAPDGGRQPRSICTFCLSNQRKGGSRRDLGGSCLKVRGVAPVRVPRR